The genomic DNA GTCAGCTGTCACCTTCAGCAGGCCAGGTTGTACAATGACATCATCATATGGGTttctagaagaagaagaaaaaagcacttcacagaaaaatgcccAGCAAACGAAAATCATTTGGACAAACTAAAGATCTCCTCCAAACCTTTTGCGACACATGTCAAGCAGAAACACGTTGAGTCCTGTTTCTTTCTCCTGCATCCTGGTCAAGATATCCTGAACACACAAGCAGTGTTCTGATGTGTAGGAGGCCGGGGCGTCAATAGGAACCATGAAACTGTTGCCGTAGTTCTCGTAGCCATGACCAGAAAAATATAGCAGCCCTGCAGAACCAATACAATAATATTCTAATAATCCCTTTGATTACAGAGCAAAACAGATTTCCATCTAAACTTCAATTACCTTCAATTTAATATCaagcatgtatttatttgttcatttattcaaactgaGTGCCTTTGAGGAATAGACTGATGTATTTACTCCCTGGCGCTACATCCTCATCTGTTTGCCATGGTGAGTctactttggttttttttttcagttttctgGTTTTCCACCGgtccaaaaacatgtatctTTTTATCTACAATTTCTACATTAACAGTTGGAGTGAAAGTGTAAGTTGagtcaaaatgcatttaatactttcgatgtaatcctgctaataggcaaacaaataaacaaactccagtaaaaatacatgaataggATGAGAAGTACCCATGTGAAAGTCctctaaaaaatgttttaaaatgactatataaaTGAAATTTAGGtctattttttactattattaaaaTCTTTAAACGTATTATCTTCACTTTAAAGAATCTATTCGGctttgtgcttgtttttttttaacattgtttaTCTGGGGTTACTGTTATAGACCAACCATAGACTCCCTTGTCGAGCAGCAAAAGAAACCCAGTGACAGCCCTGTGCATTTCCTGCAAGTTGAGGTTGAGCAGGGAAACCACTTTGAAGTCCATCTGTCTGAGCAGGTTGGCCAACTCATGGACGTCAGCAATGGGAGCACTTAGCTGAGTGTGGTGATGGTAGTGCATGTTACCAATGAGGAGCGCCACTTTGTCTGtagctaataaaaaaacagattcaTTACACTCACATTATTTAACATCTATATTTACATCTGCTGATACTGGACggtagtttgtttttgtttaccatAGAATTCTGTGGCTGATGAGGGTGGGCTGAGGGTCTGATGCAGCGGATCAAGTTCAGCGGCTGATCTGTGGACTTCCTTTGaatctaggggtacacaatAACAAAGACTGACTGTTATCTATTGCTGACTTTTAGAGTCACCATTTTTAAAGTTGGATTTTGTCGTGCAGGAAGGGCGTAGAGGCGCAAATCAAACAGCAAACATGAACAGAGGAACAACTTTTGCatctctttttaaataatatggaaccagaaaaaaaaacgttaCCATAACCACGATCAATTTCCACCCAGGAGGACTCTGTTATGGAACTGGGTTCTGTTTGTAAAGTGAAAAAGAGGAACAGCTGACAGTGCAGTAGAAACAGTTTTATTGAAGCATTGAATTATCTGTTCAGTATTTACTTCTTCCCACACCATTTTGGAAATGTAAACTGAAttgcaaatctttttttttttttttttgtttcctatgttcgaaataaataaaaaaaataatcaaatgaaATCTGACAGTTCTATCAAGTCACATCCATCCATAAATTCTCAGCATTATTTCCTCGTTTTATACCCATTCACCTTTTGCTTTTTAAACTCACCGACAATGACTGTTGCAGTGTCGCTCCATGCATGGTGATACAGGTTAAACACTTTACATCTGTACTGTCCTCTGTGCGCAGTGGTCACACATGGGATCTATCAAATAAAGAGGATAAAACACCAGCAGGAAACTGTAGGATATAATAATACATGATGTCATGTATGTATGAGAATTGGACCACTTTAGTCACTGATGTGAGCCCTTCTTGGtaacataaggctgacattatgctgtcattatgacatgacacctatctttagcatgaataaggtgccaTGAAGGCgcgtcattaagtgtcgttcgttaccctaaccctaaaccttcgTTACCCTAGCCCctgacccctaaccctaactaaccccactagatccctctacctaacccaaaaaaatgccaacatagctccaaaggtgtcataatttagtaaacaacacttaatgacagcgtaatttcagccttatgtataaaactttgagTAAAGTGTCACTGAATAttctttattttggttttttagttctaaacttcattaaaaaacaagGGAGTCTACCTCATTCCTGAAGGtttacacacatttgaaagCTCTTCTTTActtcaacacacctgaatctatTGAACGTATCACTATGAATCTCTCCAGAAAGCCTATAGAGGACAGCTGACTCCCTGAAATACGCAGGACACTATAGCCCATATGAACCACAGCTGGATAAAGAGCTGGAAAACAACTCACTTTGAGGGAGCTTGATTTATGCTGAAACATGGCCACCATGTTATGATACCACTCATATTGGGCAGGGGGGCTTGCCTCCACTTTGCATTCCAGAAACAGACTCTCGCCCTCGGATGCAGATTGAGAAAGTGGATGAAGGGTGATCCGCAGCCTACTCTCGGTGCGTGAAAAGATACTGTTGCTGCCTGACACGAAACAAACACATGATGTATATCAGGTGATGGAGACAAACCAGGACAATGAAGGATGAGAGACGGAGGTACCTGGACTGGCAACTGAAGAGTCGATCACGCTCACATGAGCCCATTGAGAGAAGATATAGTTTTCTCCATGGTTGATCCTGCAGATATAGTGACTTTGGTGGGATGGAAGTAAAGGGGACAAAACCAGGTCCTGGGAGTCCCCAGTTTTATCATGAATCTGGAAAGTGAGTAAACAGAATCACAATGAGacaaaatgacatcataatCACAATGTATTGTATGTAATGTGAAAAAAGACCTCATCTTTGCCTCTGAACCACTGGTAGGTGAGATCAGGTGGACCACACGCTCTGCAGCTCAACTTCACTACGCTGCCCACCACTGCCTGCTGGGACTGAGGCTGCACTGTGATCTGGATCTGCACAGCCACtaaaacacacgcacgcacccacacacacgtacacaaagaactttttgtttttaaacatctttgtaatcaaaaggagttaaaaaaaagatttacaagATAACTACATTCatgtagattttttatttattttcatgtgaatcCATGCTTTACTAAAACCCATAAACAGCTAAATAATGTTTgactaaacaataaaatgaatgaatgatggtaaaaaaaaaaacgtgtggaAATAAAGCGCAACTGATATATTCTCTGGTACTTGTCTGTGGAGCTATTACTTAGCTCTGTACCTGCAGCTGTGAGGAACTGCACTCCTTCCTTTTGGCCAATCTTCTtcagacaatgaagcagaaagtCCAGAGAACAGGACCGATCAGCCAGCCAGGCCAGGAGGAAGCGAGCTGGGCTTCCTGCAGCACTCAGTACCTGCATGGAGCAGCTGGTTCTCTCCCTTTCACTGCAGGGAACATTTCAATGGGACACTAGTCATGTGGAACATGCCAGAATGAAGCCCCACAATATCACAACCTCCATGTTCAAAcaattttcaaaacattttaatcagaTTTTTGCTCATAGACcaataaatacatcaaaataatataataaaaataataaacatcataataaaaagaaaaaataatcaacattGTAAATTAAAGGAagagacagaagaaaaaaagattgatgAATATATAACattaagttttaaaaatgaataaacactaacatcacattgaaaggaaatgttagTGGAAAGCAGGAAGCAGAAGTGCAAGAGAACAAAGCACacaaagctatatatatatatatatatatatatatattgtaaaataGCTTTGCCTTTAATAAACTTACCTGCAGCCTAAACATACAGcagtttaaatgaataaaatgataaGGATAAGTAAAGAGCTTAGAGTAGTAACTTCCTGAACTAGAATATAGTGTCTTACCTGCAGCGAAATCTAGGATCATGAGCTGCCGCAGCGTTGGCGAGTTCCTTCCATCCACAGGTGGACCTATCCAACATCTTAGCCAACTTCATCAGTTCTTCCTCCCTGAGACTGCCTATGTtcattttttccacattcataTTATATTCTATAAATTGATCCTCAACTGGTGATTTGGAAGccaaagtgagagtgagagtTTCAGGCAAATACCTGGACGCATAAAGAAGAGAAAGCAAAGATTGTGGTTTAAAGAtgaaagtgattttttaaaGCCATCCATccttaaaaaaaaggtaaaatatttACATATACTACTGCATTACCTTTGTGTTCTGATGTACttttagtttttgattaaaaaaacaactaattgaGTTTAAAAGGGAATTGTTTGTTTAGTATTACCACCAGcttgacatttttgttttatctttaaGCTTTTTAATGTTGCTATACTGTCATATACTGTGTAGCATCATCTCAGGTTTGCACGGCAATATTgtcattaaatacatttaagaaAATTGAGAATGATTCTGTTTTTATGGGATGATAGTGGGTGACAAGGGCTAACCCTATTGGaattatattcatatatatatatatatatatattccatttACGCAAGCACCAAGGTTAATACTATTCTACTGACTAACAGTTTgtataggagaaaaaaaatcctgccTATTGTGTGCAGTcgtcacatttaaataatttcaAAGGTTGTAAGTAGTATCAATCATTTTCAGTGAAATAAACATAATCACAGATATGTTAAGAGTCAGTGGATGTGGAACTTACCGAGCCACCGGTGAACATAACCTCTGAGCGACAGAGAACAAGACAGCTttctatgtttaaaaaaaaaaaaaaaaaaaaaaaaggcacctAAAGCCATTTGTCAGCCACTCCTCCACAGTTGTGCTTCTAATTTCCTCTGCTGGCTACAGGACCATAGCCTGCATATGgggttgtcatagcaacacaGGCAAAGACAATGCAAAGTACTGAACCTACCTAAATTTTAAAAGCCTTAACTTGAGTTGTTTGGCATCTCTATCGCATGTGATGTTGCAGAAGGTATGACTGTACTAAATACTCATTTCAATCTGATGAAAACATAGGAAACTATGGAAGAACGTGCAAAATTCACTCACACTAGATAATATTAATGCTTAAAATGAAGGCTAATATACACTGTATGCACTTTATTGTGGTGCATTAGTGCTGCAAAAGTAATTAGATATCCATGAAGCTACAATGTTGGCTAACCACTTGATATTTATGAGTGTGACTATGGTTTTACTGCAGTTAATGATGTCAAATAAAACTGTCAAGagtatttaataatttattactGTGGAAAGTAGTGAGAACTGCTGCTATGGCTTCACTGCTATACTAAAtcatataccagtatatgtacAATTGTCATAAGAGTAACGTTTTCCCTCTGAAGCAATGAATCAAACAGCATTCATTTATACACAGAAGCTTTTATTTAGTTAGCATGATCAGTGCTGTACTTCCTGGTTCAATACAAAATGGtccatcaaaaacaaaaaacaaaaaagtttagTTATCACAACACACTGCCTGACTTCTGGAAAACCAACAACTGAATGACAAGAATCATAGTGATGATGGAAAAACCTGTTTTTAATGAACTTGACGTCATTCTTAAAGGTCACAGCCACATTTCTTCAGTCCAGAGTTAAACTTCAAGGAAGAAGGAACTAAAACTTCTTCCCTTTATGCAATCTGTTATGACGCCAAATGTTCTCTTTCCTCAGTCTTTTCCAGTATTCCCAGCTGTCTGGTTCTAGTTCTGACAGCTTTTTCGGCTCCCCCAGATTCAGATTGAACAACCTGGAGGAAAGACAGTGTGAGAAAAGGAAGATATGTAATAGGGCTGAACAATGTTGGAGAATAACCTAATTGCAATTTTCTTTTCCTaaatattgcaatttaatatgagattatttttttcaagggcctcttgtcatgtattttacaatatacacaagcaataaattaatctgtttcataataaacaatttcagatttatttcaactttaaataaatataaaatatacaatttaaagcaaacaaatgtgTGGATTTACCTCTTCAACTAActaacttcacatttcatgaaacatgtaaacgtGGACTGCagttcttaaacactctctgaacttaacaggacagtacaagaaaaaaatttaaaaaactaaaaaattgcagcctttgcgattagaaaatcgcgtttAGTGATATTGCgagaatatcgcaaatgcaattaatcgttcagccctaatatgTAACTTCAAATAAGAAACAGTCccaaaatataatacaatagaTATCCTATTTCAAGCACAGCCACCATATCTTGGTGTTATCATGGACTACCCATGAGTATCGCACACATTTAACATTGTTATATGAAGACTGGAACCACTTAATGCTAAAACAAGtgccaaaataaatacaactactttttttttttttttttttttaaagaataaatttCTAACAGATGACCTGCAACAAAGTGTCCAATAACAGGCTTTGAGGGTCCTACATCCTACATCctacatgttttaaatgtatctcTGCTAAAGCCTTTTTACATGTGACAAAGTCATTTAAACCAGACTAAAAATCCACACAACAGGTGCTGGATTGTATGTTGAGTACAGGGTAATGGATCGAAGGGTTTCCTCTCACCACTCAGGATATTCTTCAAAAGGCTTCAGTTTGGGGTCTTCCCCTTGTTTATAGATGTTGGCTCCGACTGCATATGAGGTGAGTCTGACAGGGTCTGTACACACCTCTGGACCTTTCAGCTCCTCCTTTACCATACCTTTACCTTTTCCTTTACCCACTACAACACAAGGAGAGACGCTTTAAGTACCAGTAAcaagaaaacaatgggatggaAGGGAGCACCGAAAATACACCATGAAGTTAAAATACTTTGCAATAATACGATTTTTCAGTGCCTGGTCACAGCAGTGCAACGGGgtttatattttgtttgtatAAGCAAATCCTTTACTCACCAACTTTCTTGGCATATCCACACCTCTGCACTCTGTCCAGCACACTAGGTGAACACAACAGCGGTGCACGgctgcttttaatgcatttcgtTAACACAACCACGCTAAATAAACGACACCCTGACATATTAGCTGAAGACAAAGTAAGATCACCATGCGACAGTTTGACATTCGTAGTTCACCCTGCTTCCGGTGTGTGTTTCATCTCCCCCTCACTGGCAGAGTGTGTTGCGCCCCCGTGTGGACAGGAGGGCGAACTGCAGGGCTCTACGTTATAAAGCGGCAAGCCCGTAGATTTCTAAGAATATTATATAAGAATTTGAAGAACAAGGTATTTGTGTTTGCCGTTAGCTCTAAAggctaaataaattaattttaatggGTTTCGTCATATCAAAAGTACAGAAACGTAGAGCTGCCACAGGGAAAAATACAACTtagatcactatattgtacaaacatgacatTGTACGaagaatataattatattgtacaatgtgatattatattgtttgtacattataagtatatgtttgtacaatataacatgtttgtacaatagcATTATTaaattgtttgtacaatataatataatgtttgtacaatatcaTTATGTAGTtcatataatataaataaatatattttccccTTTGGCTGCTCTACGCCTCCGAACAaaagtttaatattaatataatataatataatataatataatataatataatataatataatataatataatataatataatataatgcaatgcaatgcaatgcaatgcaatataatataatataatataatataataaaatgtaatataataaatatacttTCTGCTTAGTTCTTGATTGTCAAGgttgtgttttgtatttttgtaatttttttggtaatgtttttattatttgataattaaaaaaaaaaaaaaaaagttataaggAGAGTCACCTGACCTACACTCAGTAGGAGGCAGTAATGGCCCTTGTCACTGCTGCATTTCTACCACAAAGACAACACGAAGAAGAAATCGTTCGCAGTCGCCAGAaaatcaaagaagaagaaaaagaagaagaagaagaagaaaaagaacaccCGAGATTAGAAGAGGCTTGAGCTGAATCTCGAGGAAGATGTCCGAGTATTCTGGAGTTCAGAAGAGCGCCCTGAAGCTTAAAGGCATGGGAAATATGTCGGCTGGTAAAAAGTAGGTACAGGACTGccaataaataatgattaaaatgttgtcaatcgaggaaatacacaaaaaagcaaaTCGTCAACAGTAGTGTGGGTGTTGGCGTTCATTTTGAATCCATGTAAATTGATGATCAAATTCAAGTTCTGTTGCAAATGCGAAGAACTGAAGGCCAGAAACGTCGCTATATTATTCGCTTATATAATTGTATTCTTTCCTAAAGATTTGTGGCGTTACCATATAACGCCTAGCAATACAGCTACTAAACATGTTAGCTTTTAGCAGCTTTAGCATCTGTGAGTGGTTAGTCGGTAGCATCGACGACGTTAAACACTAGATGCATTAATaatgacaaacaaataaaaagaaactctTGTAAGATCACATAGTCTGGGTTTTTGTGGCAAAAACAACTCTACTAAATAGATAAGTCTGCTAGCATTTGGCGTATTAGTCTTAAGATAAAACAGTCACCAGTTGACCCAGAACACTAGTAGCCTGTTTGCTAGAAACACTTAGCTTGTGATGCTTTAGCCTTTCTGTGTAGGTTATTAAACAAAATCTgacttacaaaataagattttcacatatttttctGCTTGACATGTTATGTTTACTTGTAGCTATGTCAGCGTAGCAAAGATACAATTATTACTAACAAACGtcagaaactaaataaaagatgtATTCTATTTTAAACACTGAAACAACTTAGAAGTTTGATGTCACGAGTTATCCTAATGTCAATAAACGACCTTAGTAATGTGTTGaagcaaaaaaagcaaaacaatgtGCATCACTTAGCAGACTGAGCAAAAGCAGTTAGTGAACCAGATATATCAAGTACAAGCCAGTAAAAACTTTAATCAAGACAAGGAATCTGAAACATGTATAAGGATTATAAGAAAGTCGGTATCTGTTGTGTTGCAGAGTAAACACGCTAAATTGAATTACAAGTTTAACATTTCCAGGAATCTTCCTTTTCCTCTCATATTTGTAATTGCTTTTTCTACACATCTACTGTCAGGCTGTCGACAGATGTTTGGTTGAAATTATTGATTCGATTTTTCCATttaggaagaagaagaaggataAAGAGAGGAAGGAACGCCTGGAGCAGGCAGTTGCCAACGACAACAACAACGAGGAGCTGAAATCTAAGAAGGCCTACATCGACAAAAGGACACCCGCACAGATCGCCTTTGACAAGATGCAGGAGAAAAGAGTGAGTTACTGCAGACCAGTGTGCTCAAAGAACCACTATTTCCATTGTTCACTCCCTCCTCAGCTACACCTAAGTTGACTTCATCTTTAAAGTTTACTTTGTGTCTAGAATATCTGTTGTATTTATGcactgtttccttttttccagcAAATGGAACGGATTTTAAACAAAGCatcgaaaacacacaaacacagagtgGAGGTAAAGATTCGACGCAACTAAACCATGTATAATATTAGGAGTTTATCACTGCTTCTGGTACAAACATGTAGAATTATAGTAttgaaatgttttgtatttttttttattgccaggACTTTAATCGTCACTTGGACAACCTGACAGAGCATTATGACATCCCTAAAGTCAGCTGGACCAAGTAGAAGAGGAGCAACTGTTTGTTTTTCGAgtcttttttataataatatcaCAACTGACTGATGCTCCGCTAATTATCAGTCTATTGTTATTCCTCATGTGTTCAATAAAGGTGTACTGAATATTGCAattcttttatttcattcactGCCACGATTGGTAAATAGTGTTGATATTCTAGGTAttatcaatgtgtgtgtgtgtatttgttggtgGAAATGTCAcgaaaaaatcaaaacaaactcgTACTGCATTTCTCTTTATTACAAATTGTTTTGGATATTGCACAAATGGTGAACCAACCGTATGGAGGATGTTAATTTGTACTGCTGTGGAACCAGCGGTATGATAAAGTACAGATGTTGGCACTTCAGCTGTTGTTTTAATGGTTGATATAACCCTGACATTTAAAATTAAGTGACTTCAGGGTAAACGTTAAATGTCCTTAAGTCAAACTCGGTTCCTAATCAGTTCACACAAACAGCCGTACAGAGCTGTGACTGACAGACTTTTCTGTGGTGATCTTAAGAttcaaacaatttttattttctgtgttttggcgTTGATGCTTCACTTAGGTCCCAGCATGTCACTGGGAACCACCCACTGATCAAACTGCTCCTCTGTCAGATATCCCAGCTCTACGGCCACAGCCTTCAGCGTAGAGCCCTTCTTGTGCGCCGTCTTGGCGATGGCCGCCGCCTTGTCGTAGCCGATGTGAGGGTTGAGTGCCGTCACCAGCATGAGAGACTCGTTCATGAGCTTGTTGATCCTCTCCGTGTTGGCCTGGATTCCCACCACGCAGTTGTTAGTGAACGAAACAGACGCGTCTCCGATCAGCCTCGCCGAGTTCAGCACGTTCTTGATCATCATGGGTTTGAACACGTTGAGCTCAAAGTGTCCGTTGCTGCCTCCGATGGTGACGGCTACATGGTTCCCCATCACCTGGGCTGCCACCATGGTCATTGCTTCACACTGGGTGGGGTTGACTTTACCAGGCATGATGCTGCTGCCTGGTTCGTTCTCTGGCAGGATGAGCTCCCCCAGACCAGAGCGAGGTCCTGATCCGAGGAAGCGAATGTCGTTGGCTATCTTCATCATGCTGACGGCCACGGTGTTGAGGGCTCCACTTAGCTCCACCAGGGCGTCGTGAGCAGCCAGAGCTTCAAATTTATTGGGAGCTGTGACAAATGGGAGGCCAGTGAGAGCTGAGACGGTTGAGGCGACTTTCTCTGCAAAGCCGATGCGGGTGTTGAGCCCAGTTCCTACAGCGGTTCCTCCAGCTGCCAGCTCGTACACCCTGGGCATGGCAGCTTTTACTCTTTCAATGCTGTACTTCACCTGTTGGACATAACCACTAAACTCCTGCCCAAGTGACAGCGGCACAGCATCCTGGGTGTGAGTCCGCCCAATTTTGATGATGTCTTTGAACTCCTCAGCCTTGGCAGCTAGTGCATCATGAAGAGTCTGCAGACCTGGCAACAAAACCCCGTGGACCTCAGTGGCTGCAGCGATGTGCATGGCAGTGGGGAAGGTGTCGTTGGAGCTCTGGCTTTTGTTGACATGGTCATTGGGGTGAACTGGATCCTTGGAGCCCAGTTGGCCTCCCATGATCTCGATCGCCCTGTTACTGATTACCTCGTTGACGTTCATGTTGGTCTGGGTTCCAGATCCCGTCTGCCACACCACCAGAGGGAAGTGATCGTCCAGCTTTCCAGCTGAAACCTCCTCTGCTGCCTGCATGATCGCGTCTGCAATCTTTGGGTCGAGGCCGTAATCTTTGTTGACGTCAGCCGCAGCTTTCTTTAGGATCCCAAAGGCCTTGATCACTGGAAGAGGCATTCTCTCACTGGGTCCTCCTATCTTGAAGTTCATGGTGGATCTGACAGTCTGGGCACCGTAGTACTTATCCGACGGGACCTTTAGCTCACCAAACGTGTCACGCTCGACCCGGAAGTCTGAGGCAGCCATCCTGGACGTGCAGATAAGGGCTTTGGAGTTCACGTTGTGGGTTTGCAAACCCCGGAGGCTGCAGCTCAGCCGCTGGACGTGTTTCAGAGACCGAAACATGGCTTCGCATTAGAGGTTAGTCAGAGGGGAGGTCAGCGCTGTCCTCCACATTGGCATTTATCATTGGACGAAAAGGAAAAATTATCGCCAGTTAGCCAATGATAATGCAGGAAAGGCGGGACTTAATGGTTGACCTATCAGGTGGTTGCTTCATTCGGATCAGTTAAGCGCACTAAAACACCGACAATCAGTGTTTCCTGAGCAAGACTTgctgcacaaaataaaacactttcacgCGTTATTTGGCGTTTTAAAATACAATGCCTATAATTGTTGCAAATTTGTTTAAATCATAATCTATAAATCGAAAATTCACACAACttcaataaatatttagtttaaaaagttaaaaaaaatagttacaagGAGTGCTGCATGGGTTTCTTGAAGTTTAAAGATGCttttaatatttagtttgattggCTTTAGTGGGATAGTTCAGTTTGATTACCAGGCAGGGGAGCCTTCATGGGTTCTTTTGGTAAGGAGTATGCATGTTCTCCCATTGTTTTCTGGGTACTCCAGCTTTGCCTCTCAATTTAAAATTACCACTTAGTTTCTGTAAGTTACTGCAGGAGTGAATGGTGATCAACTGTGTATCCTATGTGAGAAGATTTAGAACCAACAAAACCTTCCGACCCTGAGCAGTGTCGGATAtacaaaagaatgaatgaagaacATTTTGTTCACAGAGTAATAAGTGGCTGATAATTAACACATAATATTTAGACAAGTCTATTCACAAGTTTAACCTGTCTTTGAACTGGTGGACAAAACTGGAGTAAAC from Gouania willdenowi chromosome 4, fGouWil2.1, whole genome shotgun sequence includes the following:
- the fh gene encoding fumarate hydratase, mitochondrial; the encoded protein is MFRSLKHVQRLSCSLRGLQTHNVNSKALICTSRMAASDFRVERDTFGELKVPSDKYYGAQTVRSTMNFKIGGPSERMPLPVIKAFGILKKAAADVNKDYGLDPKIADAIMQAAEEVSAGKLDDHFPLVVWQTGSGTQTNMNVNEVISNRAIEIMGGQLGSKDPVHPNDHVNKSQSSNDTFPTAMHIAAATEVHGVLLPGLQTLHDALAAKAEEFKDIIKIGRTHTQDAVPLSLGQEFSGYVQQVKYSIERVKAAMPRVYELAAGGTAVGTGLNTRIGFAEKVASTVSALTGLPFVTAPNKFEALAAHDALVELSGALNTVAVSMMKIANDIRFLGSGPRSGLGELILPENEPGSSIMPGKVNPTQCEAMTMVAAQVMGNHVAVTIGGSNGHFELNVFKPMMIKNVLNSARLIGDASVSFTNNCVVGIQANTERINKLMNESLMLVTALNPHIGYDKAAAIAKTAHKKGSTLKAVAVELGYLTEEQFDQWVVPSDMLGPK
- the malt2 gene encoding LOW QUALITY PROTEIN: MALT paracaspase 2 (The sequence of the model RefSeq protein was modified relative to this genomic sequence to represent the inferred CDS: deleted 1 base in 1 codon) — its product is MNVEKMNIGSLREEELMKLAKMLDRSTCGWKELANAAAAHDPRFRCSERERTSCSMQVLSAAGSPARFLLAWLADRSCSLDFLLHCLKKIGQKEGVQFLTAAVAVQIQITVQPQSQQAVVGSVVKLSCRACGPPDLTYQWFRGKDEIHDKTGDSQDLVLSPLLPSHQSHYICRINHGENYIFSQWAHVSVIDSSVASPGSNSIFSRTESRLRITLHPLSQSASEGESLFLECKVEASPPAQYEWYHNMVAMFQHKSSSLKIPCVTTAHRGQYRCKVFNLYHHAWSDTATVIVEPSSITESSWVEIDRGYDSKEVHRSAAELDPLHQTLSPPSSATEFYATDKVALLIGNMHYHHHTQLSAPIADVHELANLLRQMDFKVVSLLNLNLQEMHRAVTGFLLLLDKGVYGLLYFSGHGYENYGNSFMVPIDAPASYTSEHCLCVQDILTRMQEKETGLNVFLLDMCRKRNPYDDVIVQPGLLKVTADIVFGYATCIDAEAYEVKREEREISNGIFISFLKQRVSEDEKVTVMLDRVAEDMGRCKITQGRQALELRSNLSERRSLTDRIQITYCPTSYSARNQNWAKAHDLPLIQSLQFECGVKVQLGFAAEFSNVMVIYSRILEKLEEISFCSAQLTDFPEDVDVDLKKSNQETLLEAGSLLMIEGNLPPSESSVLYTRVSSLQRLKKELTFTVCLHYTYSDVDDEIQERQLVTVGKPLVAKLKLHELKAFETNSGSSSFTLDSFNVPECSSLGDGLTSGEALTITNTPEETNSPELLDAPKPLVASKCLPHSQVNNTKYIFSDMHHLHVKSICLTHFLQTSAS
- the mrpl54 gene encoding large ribosomal subunit protein mL54, with the translated sequence MSGCRLFSVVVLTKCIKSSRAPLLCSPSVLDRVQRCGYAKKVVGKGKGKGMVKEELKGPEVCTDPVRLTSYAVGANIYKQGEDPKLKPFEEYPEWLFNLNLGEPKKLSELEPDSWEYWKRLRKENIWRHNRLHKGKKF
- the fam32a gene encoding protein FAM32A-like, with translation MSEYSGVQKSALKLKGMGNMSAGKKKKKKDKERKERLEQAVANDNNNEELKSKKAYIDKRTPAQIAFDKMQEKRQMERILNKASKTHKHRVEDFNRHLDNLTEHYDIPKVSWTK